From Terriglobales bacterium:
CCAAGAGCACCGAGGCGCCCATCGCCGCCGCCCTCACCGAGTTGACCGCGGAGAACCGCAAGCTCACCGCCGAGGGCACCATCGTCGGCACCTTCCAGTACATGGCCCCGGAGCAGGTGGAGGGCCGGGACGCCGACGCGCGCACCGACATCTTCGCCTTCGGGGAGGTGCTCTACGAGATGGCCACCGGGCAGCCCGCCTTCAGCGGACGCACCAAGGCCTCGCTCATCGCCGCCATCCTCTCCGCCGATCCCAAGCCGCTGTCGGCGCTGGCCCCCATGACCCCGCCCGCGCTGGAGCGCGTGGTGCGCACCTGCCTGGCCAAGGACCCGGAGGAGCGCTTCCAGACCGTGCATGACCTGAAGCTGCAGTTGCAGTGGATCGCGGAAGGAGGCACGCAACTGGGCGTGCCCGCCCCGGTGGCGCACCGCCGCAAGAACCGCGAGCGCCTGGCCTGGGTCTCGGGGGTGGTGCTGGCGCTGCTGGTGGCCGGCGGCTTCCTGCTGCGCGAGAAGCTGCAGCGGCCCCAGGTGCTGCAATTCATGGTCATGCCGCCGGAGAAGACCAACTTCAACTTCCGCGGCATCGCCGGGCCTCCCGCGCTCTCTCCCGACGGCAAGCTGGTCGCCTTCGTGGCCACCGTCCAGGGGCAGATCGGGAACCGCTCGTTATGGCTGCGCAGCCTGGATTCGGTGGAGCCCCGCCCCCTGGCCGGGACCGAAGGCGCCGCCTATCCCTTCTGGTCGCCCGACAGCCGCTTCGTGGGTTTCTTCGCGGGCGGCAAGCTGAAGAAGATCGAGGTCGCCACGGGCGTGGTGCTGGCCGTCTGCGAGGTGGCCGAAGGACGCGGCGGCGCCTGGAACGAGGACGGGGTGATCCTGTTCGGGACGCGCGATAGCGTGCTCTATCGCGTGCCCGCGTCGGGAGGCCTGGCGGCCGCGGTCACCAGCTTCGACCGGCACCTGAACCAGACCAGCCACCGCTTCCCCTACTTCCTTCCCGACGGCGACCACTACATCTACGTGGCCCAGGCGCCGGAGCCGCACGTCTACTGGACCAGCCTGAGCGCGCCCCAGAACGTCATGCTGGGCGACCTGAACTCCAACGTGGCCTTCGTGAACGGCTACCTGCTCTTCGTGCGCGAGGGCACGCTGCTGGCCCAATCCTTCGATCCCAAGCGCGGGAGCTTCTCCGGCGAGCCCCAGCCCATCGGCGAGCAGATCCAGTACGACCCGCAGTTCAACTTCGCCGTCTTCTCGGCCTCGCAGAACGGCGAGGTCGCCTTCCAGTCCGGCGCAGTGGACGTGGGCACCAAGCTGATGCTGCTGGACCGTACCGGCAAGGAGAGCCTGCTCGACCAGGAGCCGGCGATGATCGAGAGCGTCTCGCTGGAGCCTGCCGGGAGCCGGGTGGCGCTCTCCATCCGCGATGCCGGGACCCGCGGCGACATCTGGCTCTACCAGTTGGGGCCCAAGCAGAAGTTCCGCTTCACCTTCGACCAGCAGTCCTGCTGTCCCCTGTTCTCCCCGGACGGGAGCAAGCTGGTGTACGAGAGCGCCATCTCCAAAGGCGCGAGCAGCACCACCCTGCGCGTCAAGGCGGCCTCCGGCCTGGGTTCGGAGCAGATGCTGCTGCAGTCGCCCGACGAGTTCTATCCCACCTCCTGGAGCCCGGATGGCCGCTACGTGCTCATCGAGCGGGACGTGCTCGCCCCCAAGAGGCGGTGGGAGCTCTGGGCCGTCCCCGTGAACACCAGCCAGCCGCCCTTCCTGCTGGTGAAGAACGCGGACAGCGCGCGCGGCCCCGTGGTCTCCCCGGACGGCAAGTGGCTGGCCTACTCCGGGCAAGACACCGGGCGCTTCGAGATCTACGTCGTGCCCTTCCGTCCCGACCCCTCCAATCCCAACCCGGCAGGGAAGTGGCAGGTCTCGAGCGGGGGAGGATTGGAGCCGCAGTGGAGCCGGAACGGGAAGGAGCTCTTCTTCAACAACACCTCCTACACCACCTTGTTCGCCGCCGAGGTCACGGCCAAGGGGGACAACTTCGGGGTAGAGGCGCCCAAGGCATTGTTCGACCTCAACCCGCACCCGGTGCTGAGCAACTTCTACGCCCCCACCTCCGACGGCCAGCACTTCTACGCCTCCGTCTACAGCCAGGGGAGCTCGGCCCCCTTCACCGTCACCCTGAACTGGATGGAGCGGCTCAAGCGCTGAGCCGTCAACGATTTTTCCGGTTCTTCTCGGACGAGAATCGCGGTAAATTCCCAGGGCCATGAAGGGCGACTTGTCAGCTTCGCACCCTACGCCTGTCACGGCGGAGCTCGCTCGAACCTACTCGCGGATGGCGGACGAAGAGTTGCTGCGGTTGGCCCGCGACCAAGGGTCCTTGCTGGAAGCGGCGCGCCT
This genomic window contains:
- a CDS encoding protein kinase; translation: KSTEAPIAAALTELTAENRKLTAEGTIVGTFQYMAPEQVEGRDADARTDIFAFGEVLYEMATGQPAFSGRTKASLIAAILSADPKPLSALAPMTPPALERVVRTCLAKDPEERFQTVHDLKLQLQWIAEGGTQLGVPAPVAHRRKNRERLAWVSGVVLALLVAGGFLLREKLQRPQVLQFMVMPPEKTNFNFRGIAGPPALSPDGKLVAFVATVQGQIGNRSLWLRSLDSVEPRPLAGTEGAAYPFWSPDSRFVGFFAGGKLKKIEVATGVVLAVCEVAEGRGGAWNEDGVILFGTRDSVLYRVPASGGLAAAVTSFDRHLNQTSHRFPYFLPDGDHYIYVAQAPEPHVYWTSLSAPQNVMLGDLNSNVAFVNGYLLFVREGTLLAQSFDPKRGSFSGEPQPIGEQIQYDPQFNFAVFSASQNGEVAFQSGAVDVGTKLMLLDRTGKESLLDQEPAMIESVSLEPAGSRVALSIRDAGTRGDIWLYQLGPKQKFRFTFDQQSCCPLFSPDGSKLVYESAISKGASSTTLRVKAASGLGSEQMLLQSPDEFYPTSWSPDGRYVLIERDVLAPKRRWELWAVPVNTSQPPFLLVKNADSARGPVVSPDGKWLAYSGQDTGRFEIYVVPFRPDPSNPNPAGKWQVSSGGGLEPQWSRNGKELFFNNTSYTTLFAAEVTAKGDNFGVEAPKALFDLNPHPVLSNFYAPTSDGQHFYASVYSQGSSAPFTVTLNWMERLKR